CTGAGTCTATGAATTCTGAGCCTCACTGGCAGGATGCCTAGAAAACTGTCCCTGGACGCTCACTCAGCATGTCACGGCCAGTGctaatgaggggaagggaggaggaagggcaaggTCAGATTCCTCCAGAACTAATTAGCTTCCCGcagtgggagcaggggctggggaggaattTTCTCAGCCACTGAGTGAGCTGCTAACCCTGACCACAGCCCGTCCCAGCCACCTGTCCGCCGGCCCATTTGCTCGGGCACCCATTTGTTTGGTCGCTGTTCCATAGCATAAGCTGAGCACTGACTGTGTGCCAGCAGTGCACTCACAGAAGGATGGGGTCTGACCCCAGCCTGACCCCCGGCCTCaggccccagcctccagccccagacTGAACCCCGAAACCTACTGACTGTGTTCCCCCGTGTGTCCCAAATGGACCTTTAGAAACCAGTATGGCCGTGGACCCAAGGAGAGCTGGTGCTGACCCCAGCTTCACCGCCCTGTGCAATGTGACTTCGGCTGAGCCGTTCACACGTCTGTGGACCTCGTGTTCCGTTTCTGTAAAACAGGGGCGAGTGGTGCTTGTCTCCCGGGGTTCTTGTGAGGATAACACGAAATAGTGCAGTGTTCTAGTATCACCGCCGCTGAAATCAGCcccatttattacttttataacatTAAACTGTGAGCATCTTAAAAATGagtgtttaaataaaaatgggaggAAAGTCTGCAAGGACGTAGAAGAAGCTAATGGCAGCTGTGACCTGGTCTGTGGTGTGGGCTGCCCGGGGGCGGGGGACACTTTTCACTGtatacgtttttttttttttgcttttgaacactatactttttcatgtttttaactttttttagatCATGTGACGGCATTGCCTATTCTTAAAAGGGGAGTGTTAGTGTTCGTGTTCGTGGTATCAGATGGCTGTTCTCTGCGTTCGAAGGTGTCCAGTGTCCTGAGAAAAGCACCTAGGAAACGTCCTGGGGATCATTCGTGCGTCTTAGTCAGGGTCCCTGGGCGCCCACTCTCTGCCAGGCTGTCTCCCGGGGGCCGGGCGGGAGTGCCGAACAAGTCAAGCGAGGTCTTTGCCCCCCTTAGAGTTCAGGTTCCAGGTGGGGGGACAGACAGTAAACAAGGAAACAGGTGGAGAAGAGCATTCTGGACCGTGTTGAGGGTTATGAGGACATAAACAGAGATGGGCTAGGAAAGGGGAGGGCTCATTACAGAGGAAGGCCCCTCCAGGAAGGTGACCTTCAAGCAAGCCCTGAATAGCAAGAAGGAAGCAACCTGGAATTCCACCTGGGAAAGATCATTCTAAACAGAGGaaaagcatgtgcaaaggccctggggcaggaacaCACTTGGCGTTttcaagagacagaaagaaagccCGCAGGGTAGAGCCTGGTGAGAGAGGAGCAGGCAGATGCGTTGGGTGGAATGGGGCTGGACCGCTGGGGTGAGGCGGTCTTCTTCCGCCCAGTGAGGCAGCTGGGGAGGGTCTCACCCAGGGGGTGGCGTTTGGGTTGGGCCGTGAGGGCTGGGTCAGGGGTCTTTATGAAGAGAGGGGACTCCAGGAAACAGCTAAGTAAAGATCAAATGCCAGAGGGGGAGATCATCTGCAGGAGGGTCACGGGTgaccatctgtctgtctgtctgtctgtccgcctGTCTGTCTGGGTACCCCTGTGACTCAGCACTCCCACTGCTAACCGGGCCTCTGTCCCTCCCCGCAGCACTGGGCCGGAGCACCAGCCTCACTGAGAAGGACCTGAAGGAGGCCAAGGCGCGGAGCCAGCAGATCGCAGCCCAGCTGACCACCCCTCCCAGCTCCAACTCCCGAGGCGTCCAGCTCTTCAACAGGCGCCGGCAGAGGGTGAACGAGTTCACCTTGGAGAGCCACGGCCAGAGGGGACAGAAGCCCAGCCAGGAGTCCCTCAGGGtgccccctgccagccccacgGGCCATGCCCCAGAGCTCCGCCTGAACCCCACCTCACTCCCCGAGCCAGGCCCTCCCAGGAGCCCCGACGGCCAGAGCCTTGACGCAGGGGCCCCTGGTCGCAGCATGGAGGGGTGCTCAGAGGAAGCCAGCTTGCTGCGGCACCTGGAGAAGGTGGCcagtgaggaggaagaggtgCCACTGGTGGTGTATTTAAAGGAGAACGCCGCCCTGCTGACGGCCAATGGGCTCCACCTGTCCCAGAACCGAGAAACCCAGAAGAGCCCACCGACGCCGCCTCCAGCCGAgacccacagcccagctgccgATGTCAACCAGAACTTTGCCTCACCCAGCGCCGCACTCGTCACACCCGCGTCTACCAGCAACCACAACCTGCCAGCCGCCGATGTCAACCAGAACCCGCCGGCCACTGTCACCCCCCAGAGCCTGCCGCTTTCCAGCGTCCCACAGAATTCTCCAGAGGCACAGCTCCCACCAAATGACACCGTGCCGGATTCCAAACCCAGCACCCTGTGTGCTGGtgggcagccccaggagctggCCACAGAGATGAGGTCCAGCACCCTCCTGATTGATAAGGTCTCACCTCCATCTACTGCCACCAGCGCCTTCCCCAGAGAAGCCGCTCCCATCTCCGGCTCCGGGCCCCCAGCCCTGGATTTCATGTCCAGCTCCCTGCTCATCGATGTCCAGCCCAGCGCCACAGCGGTGCCAGCAGAACAAGAGACACCCGGGCGGGCAGCGGCCACCACACCTACCAAGTTGTATAGCGAGGTCCACCTCACGCTGGCCAAGCCCCCCTCCGTGGTCAACAGGACGGCCAGGCCCTTTGGGGTCCAGGCGCCAGGGAGCACTGGCCAGATGGAGCAGAGCCCCATGGTAGAGAGACGACACCTCGGGGGGAAGGCCCCAGCTCCCCAGTCCTCCAGCATGGCCGACAGGAGCCCTCGGCCACAAAGGCACGTAATGTCTCACAGTCCCATGGTGGAGAGGAGGCCCATGGCACAGCGAAGCCCAGCCTTGGAGAGACGCCCCTTTGGGAacttcaccccaccccccacttatGCCGAGACCTTGTCCACAGCTCCCCCGGCTTCCCGGGTTAGGTCTCCCCCCTCCTACTCCGCCTTGTACCCCAGCTCTGACCCCAAGCCATCCCATCTGAAGGGCCAGGGGACTCCCACCAGCAAGACAGGGATTTTGGAGGAGTCTATGGCCCGGAGGGGCAGCCGGAAATCCATGTTCACCTTCGTGGAGAAGCCCAAGGTGACTCCGAATCCAGACCTGCTGGACCTGGTGCAGACGGCTGATGAGAAGCGGAGGCAGAGGGACCAGGGGGAGGCCGGCGTGGAGGAGGAGCCCTTCGCACTGGGGGCCGAGGCCTCCAACTTCCAGCAGGAGCCGGcacccagggacagggacagccCCACCGGGGCCGAGAACGTCCCGGAGTGGGCCTCGTGCCTCAAGTCCCCGCGCATTCAGGCCAAGCCGAAGCCCAAACCCAACCAGAACCTGTCCGAGGCCTCGGGGAAAGGGGCCGAGCTCTACGCCCGCCGGCAGTCCCGCATGGAGAAGTATGTCATCGAGTCCTCGGGCCCCGCCGAGCTGGCCCGCTGCCCTTCGCCCACCATGTCCCTGCCCTCATCCTGGAAGTACTCCTCCGGCAGCCTCCGGGTGGCGTCCCGAAGCCCAGCGCGGacgcctcctgcctccctctacCACGGCTACCTGCCCGAGAACGGGGTCCTGCACCCGGAGCCCACCAAGCAGTCGCAGCCGCCGTACCAGCTGAGGCCCTCCCTCTTCGTCCTGTCTCCCATCAAGGAGCCCGCCAAGGCCTCGCCAAGAGCCGCCTCGCCGGTCAAGCCGAGCTCCCTGGACCTGGTGCCCagcctgcccaaggccaccctcCCTCGGTCACCTGCCCTGCCTCGGCACTCCCGCCCCTCGCCAGGCCTGTACACGGCCCCCGGCCAGGACGGCCTCCAGCCCGCCGCAGTGAGCCCTACCTACGGCGGCAGCGACATCTCCCCCGTGTCTCCCTCCAGGGCCTGGTCTCCCCGGGCCAAGCAGGCCCCGAGGCCCTCCTTCTCCACCCGGAACGTCGGGATCGAGGCTCAGGTGTGGAagccttccttctgcttcaagtAACAGACCCCACAGGGCTCCCACTGCCCGTCAGGGCCCCCTCTCTGAGGGCAGGCTGGAAAGCAGATGTGGCGGGAAGCGGCCCAGGGCTGAGAGTCAGGAGTGTGGGGACGCAGGGCTCAAGGGCTGACGCTGCCACCAGCCAGCTTTGTGACGCTGGGCAAGTCACCTCCCCCCAGTGGCAGCCGCCCATTCCCACCCTCAAGGGTGGTTGGACTCCATGTCAGAGGGGTAGGATGTCTGCTTCTGGGGGGGAGGAGGGTCATGGAGAGAGAACTCCCAAGGCAGGCCCGACCCAGGCTGGGGGCTTCCTCTGGCTTCTGTGAGCTAATGCGATGCCAGCGTCTTGCTGGGGAGTGGCCTGGAAGGGGGCCCTAACAGGGGCTTCTGGAGCAAGCAGAACCTGCCAGTGCCTGCGGAACAGCCAGCCAAGGGGCTGC
The genomic region above belongs to Phyllostomus discolor isolate MPI-MPIP mPhyDis1 chromosome 13, mPhyDis1.pri.v3, whole genome shotgun sequence and contains:
- the SYNPO gene encoding synaptopodin isoform X1 encodes the protein MLGPHLPPPPLGSRPSEGRPAPCAFRIPDGSYRCLALEAEESSGEEGLQGEAGPVDVEDKIASRSGDNSACRATQGAPELPKALGIPPPSCSKEARRGPQHADRAGQDWELVKARQVITASPSPSASSGPRIPQKPALGRSTSLTEKDLKEAKARSQQIAAQLTTPPSSNSRGVQLFNRRRQRVNEFTLESHGQRGQKPSQESLRVPPASPTGHAPELRLNPTSLPEPGPPRSPDGQSLDAGAPGRSMEGCSEEASLLRHLEKVASEEEEVPLVVYLKENAALLTANGLHLSQNRETQKSPPTPPPAETHSPAADVNQNFASPSAALVTPASTSNHNLPAADVNQNPPATVTPQSLPLSSVPQNSPEAQLPPNDTVPDSKPSTLCAGGQPQELATEMRSSTLLIDKVSPPSTATSAFPREAAPISGSGPPALDFMSSSLLIDVQPSATAVPAEQETPGRAAATTPTKLYSEVHLTLAKPPSVVNRTARPFGVQAPGSTGQMEQSPMVERRHLGGKAPAPQSSSMADRSPRPQRHVMSHSPMVERRPMAQRSPALERRPFGNFTPPPTYAETLSTAPPASRVRSPPSYSALYPSSDPKPSHLKGQGTPTSKTGILEESMARRGSRKSMFTFVEKPKVTPNPDLLDLVQTADEKRRQRDQGEAGVEEEPFALGAEASNFQQEPAPRDRDSPTGAENVPEWASCLKSPRIQAKPKPKPNQNLSEASGKGAELYARRQSRMEKYVIESSGPAELARCPSPTMSLPSSWKYSSGSLRVASRSPARTPPASLYHGYLPENGVLHPEPTKQSQPPYQLRPSLFVLSPIKEPAKASPRAASPVKPSSLDLVPSLPKATLPRSPALPRHSRPSPGLYTAPGQDGLQPAAVSPTYGGSDISPVSPSRAWSPRAKQAPRPSFSTRNVGIEAQDRRESLPTSPPWTPGASRPPSSLDGWVSPRPWEPGRGSSMSSPPPLPPPPPMSPSWSERSVSPQRSETEVRPPSRQLQALLARNIINAARRKSASPRPAGAESLRPFSPPRAPPPPPPRMRSPQPARPGPAATPGATFAPIQRGPLLAGPSPCASPRSPLPAPSRPFPYRRSPTDSDVSLDSEDSGAKSPGILGYNICPRGWNGSLRLKRGSLPAEASCTT
- the SYNPO gene encoding synaptopodin isoform X2, with translation MCRPAAPLPAGGATSAGLRLCRRCTQVGNRPTAGTTGLPGEIEAFPELLGEKGNCPKSFTSNSHTTTPSHLPALGRSTSLTEKDLKEAKARSQQIAAQLTTPPSSNSRGVQLFNRRRQRVNEFTLESHGQRGQKPSQESLRVPPASPTGHAPELRLNPTSLPEPGPPRSPDGQSLDAGAPGRSMEGCSEEASLLRHLEKVASEEEEVPLVVYLKENAALLTANGLHLSQNRETQKSPPTPPPAETHSPAADVNQNFASPSAALVTPASTSNHNLPAADVNQNPPATVTPQSLPLSSVPQNSPEAQLPPNDTVPDSKPSTLCAGGQPQELATEMRSSTLLIDKVSPPSTATSAFPREAAPISGSGPPALDFMSSSLLIDVQPSATAVPAEQETPGRAAATTPTKLYSEVHLTLAKPPSVVNRTARPFGVQAPGSTGQMEQSPMVERRHLGGKAPAPQSSSMADRSPRPQRHVMSHSPMVERRPMAQRSPALERRPFGNFTPPPTYAETLSTAPPASRVRSPPSYSALYPSSDPKPSHLKGQGTPTSKTGILEESMARRGSRKSMFTFVEKPKVTPNPDLLDLVQTADEKRRQRDQGEAGVEEEPFALGAEASNFQQEPAPRDRDSPTGAENVPEWASCLKSPRIQAKPKPKPNQNLSEASGKGAELYARRQSRMEKYVIESSGPAELARCPSPTMSLPSSWKYSSGSLRVASRSPARTPPASLYHGYLPENGVLHPEPTKQSQPPYQLRPSLFVLSPIKEPAKASPRAASPVKPSSLDLVPSLPKATLPRSPALPRHSRPSPGLYTAPGQDGLQPAAVSPTYGGSDISPVSPSRAWSPRAKQAPRPSFSTRNVGIEAQDRRESLPTSPPWTPGASRPPSSLDGWVSPRPWEPGRGSSMSSPPPLPPPPPMSPSWSERSVSPQRSETEVRPPSRQLQALLARNIINAARRKSASPRPAGAESLRPFSPPRAPPPPPPRMRSPQPARPGPAATPGATFAPIQRGPLLAGPSPCASPRSPLPAPSRPFPYRRSPTDSDVSLDSEDSGAKSPGILGYNICPRGWNGSLRLKRGSLPAEASCTT
- the SYNPO gene encoding synaptopodin isoform X4: MEGCSEEASLLRHLEKVASEEEEVPLVVYLKENAALLTANGLHLSQNRETQKSPPTPPPAETHSPAADVNQNFASPSAALVTPASTSNHNLPAADVNQNPPATVTPQSLPLSSVPQNSPEAQLPPNDTVPDSKPSTLCAGGQPQELATEMRSSTLLIDKVSPPSTATSAFPREAAPISGSGPPALDFMSSSLLIDVQPSATAVPAEQETPGRAAATTPTKLYSEVHLTLAKPPSVVNRTARPFGVQAPGSTGQMEQSPMVERRHLGGKAPAPQSSSMADRSPRPQRHVMSHSPMVERRPMAQRSPALERRPFGNFTPPPTYAETLSTAPPASRVRSPPSYSALYPSSDPKPSHLKGQGTPTSKTGILEESMARRGSRKSMFTFVEKPKVTPNPDLLDLVQTADEKRRQRDQGEAGVEEEPFALGAEASNFQQEPAPRDRDSPTGAENVPEWASCLKSPRIQAKPKPKPNQNLSEASGKGAELYARRQSRMEKYVIESSGPAELARCPSPTMSLPSSWKYSSGSLRVASRSPARTPPASLYHGYLPENGVLHPEPTKQSQPPYQLRPSLFVLSPIKEPAKASPRAASPVKPSSLDLVPSLPKATLPRSPALPRHSRPSPGLYTAPGQDGLQPAAVSPTYGGSDISPVSPSRAWSPRAKQAPRPSFSTRNVGIEAQVWKPSFCFK
- the SYNPO gene encoding synaptopodin isoform X3, which produces MEGCSEEASLLRHLEKVASEEEEVPLVVYLKENAALLTANGLHLSQNRETQKSPPTPPPAETHSPAADVNQNFASPSAALVTPASTSNHNLPAADVNQNPPATVTPQSLPLSSVPQNSPEAQLPPNDTVPDSKPSTLCAGGQPQELATEMRSSTLLIDKVSPPSTATSAFPREAAPISGSGPPALDFMSSSLLIDVQPSATAVPAEQETPGRAAATTPTKLYSEVHLTLAKPPSVVNRTARPFGVQAPGSTGQMEQSPMVERRHLGGKAPAPQSSSMADRSPRPQRHVMSHSPMVERRPMAQRSPALERRPFGNFTPPPTYAETLSTAPPASRVRSPPSYSALYPSSDPKPSHLKGQGTPTSKTGILEESMARRGSRKSMFTFVEKPKVTPNPDLLDLVQTADEKRRQRDQGEAGVEEEPFALGAEASNFQQEPAPRDRDSPTGAENVPEWASCLKSPRIQAKPKPKPNQNLSEASGKGAELYARRQSRMEKYVIESSGPAELARCPSPTMSLPSSWKYSSGSLRVASRSPARTPPASLYHGYLPENGVLHPEPTKQSQPPYQLRPSLFVLSPIKEPAKASPRAASPVKPSSLDLVPSLPKATLPRSPALPRHSRPSPGLYTAPGQDGLQPAAVSPTYGGSDISPVSPSRAWSPRAKQAPRPSFSTRNVGIEAQDRRESLPTSPPWTPGASRPPSSLDGWVSPRPWEPGRGSSMSSPPPLPPPPPMSPSWSERSVSPQRSETEVRPPSRQLQALLARNIINAARRKSASPRPAGAESLRPFSPPRAPPPPPPRMRSPQPARPGPAATPGATFAPIQRGPLLAGPSPCASPRSPLPAPSRPFPYRRSPTDSDVSLDSEDSGAKSPGILGYNICPRGWNGSLRLKRGSLPAEASCTT